The Niastella koreensis GR20-10 genome includes a window with the following:
- a CDS encoding MBL fold metallo-hydrolase, with translation MPPQVPIWDGNKVELTLHKVATDVYAIQPTSVESETTKGIPQATSGGFIVGDKGVMLIECFLNKRLFEQEMKLIRSVTSKPILYAVNTSDHGDHCFTDYLLPANTLIIQNEFAKQNLAKNFEGIKQFMIMLFGKGRGIEEATYRPADITVAKNNKFTVDLGGGKTVELINTGSAQSPADLFVWMPTEKVFWAGNPFIAESPTIPWLFDGYFLEPAANLKKMYDMLPDDAIIIPGHGRITNKAGIKYTLDYVQSLRQQVQAAVQKGLTLEQTKQTVTMKEYDKGYELFNWLHYNFNLPNAYKDISNNKQ, from the coding sequence TTGCCACCCCAGGTCCCCATCTGGGATGGCAACAAGGTGGAGCTGACATTGCACAAAGTAGCCACCGATGTATATGCTATTCAACCCACATCGGTAGAATCGGAAACCACGAAGGGTATTCCACAGGCCACCTCAGGCGGGTTTATCGTAGGCGATAAAGGGGTAATGCTGATAGAATGTTTCCTGAACAAAAGACTGTTCGAGCAGGAAATGAAATTGATCCGGTCGGTAACCAGCAAACCCATTTTGTACGCCGTAAATACAAGCGATCATGGCGACCACTGCTTCACTGATTATTTGTTACCCGCCAATACCCTCATCATTCAGAATGAGTTTGCCAAACAAAACCTGGCTAAGAATTTCGAGGGCATCAAACAGTTTATGATCATGCTGTTTGGGAAAGGGCGTGGCATTGAAGAAGCAACCTACCGGCCGGCAGACATAACCGTTGCCAAGAACAATAAATTCACCGTTGACCTCGGCGGCGGCAAAACCGTTGAACTGATCAATACCGGTTCGGCGCAGTCACCCGCAGATCTTTTTGTATGGATGCCCACTGAAAAAGTGTTCTGGGCAGGCAATCCCTTTATTGCCGAAAGCCCTACCATTCCCTGGCTGTTTGACGGGTACTTCCTGGAACCCGCAGCCAATTTGAAAAAGATGTATGATATGCTCCCCGATGATGCCATCATCATCCCCGGCCATGGCAGGATCACCAATAAAGCAGGCATAAAATATACCCTCGATTATGTGCAATCCCTCCGCCAACAGGTACAGGCAGCCGTACAAAAAGGGCTCACGCTTGAGCAAACAAAGCAAACAGTGACCATGAAGGAATATGACAAAGGGTATGAGCTGTTCAACTGGCTTCATTACAACTTCAACCTGCCCAACGCATATAAAGACATCAGCAACAACAAGCAGTAA